DNA sequence from the Nocardioides plantarum genome:
GGGCCGCAGCCAACGCCTCTACAACCGCCACCAACGCAAAGCCATGGCACTACGCGACACCACCTGCCGCGCCAGCGGCTGCACCATCCCCGCCGCCTGGTGCGAAGCCCACCACCTCACCCCCTGGTCTCGGGGCGGCCCCACCGACCTCGACGACGGCATCCTGCTCTGCCCCCACCACCACCACCTGGCCCACGACCACCGCTACGACATGCAACGACATCCCGACGGCACGTTCACCTTCCACCGACGCGTCTAGCCTCACGTGCATGAAGATGCCGTGGTCGAAGCGGTCTGCCCGCCGCTTTCGACCAGTGCCGGGCGACCCGGAGGAGTGGGAGGTCGTCTTCCGAGACGCCCCCGGCATACGAGCTCGCACCGCGCTCTACCTCTGCGTGGGCGCCCACTCGATGCCCAGGAAGCGGCGAAGGCGATCACCACCCGCGATCCGGGGCTGCACTTCCGGACGGACGAAGGAGGCGGGCGTGACCACGACGCGTTGCTCCTCTGCTCCGACCTCGCCCTGCTGCGTGTGCTGCACGATCCGTTGCCGGCCGTTGTCGGCGTACCCGACCTTGCGACTGACCGCGGCCGAGGCGTGGTTGCCCACGATGTAGCCCGACTCGCACTGGTCGGCGCCGAGCTCGTCGAACGCGAACCCGACGGCGAGCTGTCGCATCAGCGTGCCGGTCCCGGCGCCCTGGTGCGCCCTGCCCAACCACGAGCCGGTCCTCACCACGCGGGTCCGTGCGAAGTCCTTCGCGTGCAGGTCCTGCATCCCGACGAGCTCACCCTCGCGACGGACCACGAGGGCCAGGCGCCAGTCGGCGGGCGCACAGATGGCTCGCTGCGTCCACCACCACCTCACGGAGCTGGCGGGGAACCCGTCGGACGCCCCCGGCGCGAACGGCTCCTGGTGCCAGGCGCGGAGGAACGGCATGGGCGCACCGGCATCCTGGATGCCGCCGCGGACGAGCTCGACGAGCTCGGGCAGGTCGTCGTCGCGCATCACGGCGAGCTCCAGCGGTCCGCCGGCGATCCGCAGCGCGAACGGGGGGAAGATCTCCTCCAGGGTGAGCATGCGGTCCTCTCCTCGGTCGACGGTCGGGCCCTACGCGGGCGTAGGCACGGGGAGGGCCGCCATCGCGACCGCGGCGATGCCCAGGAGGTCCTCGGCGGTACCGCCGTCGCGCGCGCAGCCCGACATCCCGCGCAGGACGGTGACCAGGAACGACGCGAGGTGGTCGGTGTCGGTCGTGGCCGGCAGGTCGTGGTCGCGGACCCCCTGGTCGAGCCGGTCCTTGAGCCGCTCGCGCAGGACCTCGCGCTGCGCGCCCAGCCGGGGCTCGGTCAGCATCAGGCACCCGGCCGGCGTGGCGGGGTCGGTGTGGGCGCGGGCGGTGTCGTCGAGCACCCGGGCGATGGCCTCGCGCAGGGTCGGCAGCGCCGTGGCGCGGTCGACCGCCTCGCAGGTGCGCTCGAAGTAGACGGCCGAGGCCTCCTCGAAGAGGCGGCGCTTGTCACCGAACGCCGCGTAGAGGCTCGGGGGCGTCACGCCCATGGCCGCGGTCAGCATGGCCACCGAGGTCTCCTCGTAGCCCGCGCGCCAAAACTGCTCGACAGCCGCACGCAGCGCGGTGTCGCGATCGAAGCTCCGCGGTCGGCCGGCCATGCCACCACCATAACGTATCGATCACTACGTAATGTGCTAGCGTTCCGGACGTCAATCAATAGTGATCGCTACAGAATGGAACAGTCATGGATCTGCAAGGTGCGGTGGTGCTCGTCACCGGAGCGAACCGGGGCATCGGCGCTGAGTTCGTCGAGCAGCTCAAGCAGCGTGGAGCGGCGAAGGTCTACGCCGCCGCCCGCGACGCCGGGGCGATCCGGGCCGCGGGGGTGCACCCCCTCGAGCTCGACGTCACCGACGCTGCGCAGATCGCGGCGGCGGCCGCGGCCGCGGGCGACGTCCAGGTGCTGATCAACAACGCCGGCATCTCGACCGGCACCGCGCTGGTCGACGGCGACGAGGCCACGATCCGTCGCGAGATGGACACGAACTTCTACGGCCCGCTGCTCATGACGCGGGCGTTCGCTCCGATCCTGGGCGCTAACGGCGGTGGCGCCATCCTCAACGTCGTCTCGGCACTGTCGTGGTTCACCATGCCGAACGCCGGGGCCTACGCGGCCTCCAAGGCGGCGGCCTGGATGCTGACCGACAGCACCCGGCTCGAGCTCGCCGCCCAGGGCACGCAGGTCGTCGGGGTGCACATGGGCCTGGTCGACACCGACATGGCCCAGGGGGTGCAGGCACCGAAGATCTCGCCGGCCGACCTCGCCGGCGCCGGCCTCGACGCCATCGAGTCGGGCGCTCAGGAGGTGCTGGGCGACGACTGGGCCAGGTTCGTCAAGTCCGGACTCACCCTCGACCCGAAGGCGCGCTACGAGCAGATCTTCGGCGCCCTCGGCGGCTGAGCCGAGCTGGTCGGCGTACCGCCGCCGCGCGTGGGGACGAGCGAGCAGAGTGCCAGCAGGACCGTCAGGCCGGCGCCCGCGCCCACGAGCAGGAACAGCAGGCCCACCACCCACAGGCCGCTGTCGTCGTGGGCGGCAGCGTCCATGGCCCAGGGCACCGCGAAGCCGACGGTCGCCGACGCCGCCAGGACGAAGATCGCCGTGGTGCCGCGCGTCAGCAGGTAGGCGATCACCGAGGCCACCACGACCGACGCCCCGCACGCCAGCACCTGCCACGCGCGGTACGGACCCTGCGGAACCCCGTCGACCTCGTAGTACTCGTGGTCCCAGCCCAGGAAGGCGAACCACGCGGCGGCCGCGACGATCGCCAGCGCGATGGCCGCGAGCCAGAGCCGGCCTGCGCTGGAGGTGGTGGTGACGTGGACGGGCTGCTCGCTGGAGGTCATGGCTCAGGGTCTTCCGGCGTCAGGTGGCCGCCAGCCGTACGGGTACTCATGACCGGTCCCCGATCGGGCCAGCTCAGGACCGACTGATCGCGAACGCCGTGATGAACCCCGCGGTGCAGATCGCGCCGTTGAAGACGTGGGTCTTCTCGAAGGCCTCGGGCACCATGGTGTCGGCGACCATGGCGAGGATCGCGCCGGCGGCGACGGCGGTGATCGTGGCGACCAGCTCCGGCGACGCCCCGTCGAGGAGCAGGTAGCCGAGCAGGGCGGCGATGCCGCTGGCGACGGCGATGGCGCCCCAGACGCCGAAGACGTAGCGGGCGCTCCGGCCACTGGCCTTCATCCCGGCCGAGCTCGACAGGCCCTCCGGGATGTTGGAGATGACGATGGCGGCCAGCACCGCGACGCCGACGCCGTGTCCCGAGGTCAGCGACAGCCCGAGCACGGTCGACTCGGGGATGCCGTCGAGGAGCGCGCCGACCGCGATGGCGGTGCCGCTGCCGGACTGCTCGTCCTCGCTGGGCTGCGCGGATCCCGACTCGGTGCCGGAGCGCTTGCGGTGCCGGGCGCCGCGGGCGTTGAGGACGAGGTTGGCGGCGACGTACGCCGTCGCGCCGAGTGCCAGCCCGCCCAGGGCCGCACCGAGGCCGCCGGTGGTCTCGGCCTCGTCGACGAGGTCGAAGGCCAGGGCCGAGATCAGCACGCCGGCGCCGAACGCCATCACGCCGGCGATCACGAGGCGCGGCACCCGGACCCACCACGCGATCGCGGAGCCGACCAGGAGGGTCCCGCCGGACAGCAGTCCCCACAGTCCCGCTTGGGCCCAGACCGGCATCAGACCGCTCCCCCGACGGGTCGCGCGAGCGCGTTGACCGCGAGCGAGAAGACCGGCGGCAGGGCGCGCGCCGCCGGCACGATCGCCCCGCGCAGGGCCTTGGGCGTCGTGGCCGTCACCAGTCCTGCGGTGAGCCAGCGGTAGCGGCGCGTCACCCGCCGCCACTCCCCCTCGTAGCCGGCGACGTCGTCGGCGACGACCGCGCGCACCGCCGCCCCCGCCTGGCCGAGCGCGAGCGCGACACCCTCGCCGGTCAGCGCGTCGACGTAGCCGGCGGCGTCGCCCACGAGCAGCACCCGCCCCGCCGTACGACGCCGCGCGGACTGACGCAGCGGCCCGGCCCCGCGGACGTCGCTGGCCGGGCGCGCGTCCACGAGCCGCGCCAGCAGCTCGGGGAACGCGGCGAGGTGGTCGTCGTAGGAGCGGCGGGTGGTGGACAGCACGGCGACGCCGACGAGGTCGTCGCCCACAGGAGTCACGTAGGCCTCGGCGTCGCGCGACCAGTGCACCTCGACCCGGTCCGTCCAGGGGGCGAGTGCGTAGTGGCGGCGCTGGCCGTAGCGCGCCCGGCCCCGCGCCGGCCGGTCGAGCCCCAGCGAGCGGCGCAGCGGCGAGTGCAGCCCGTCGGCGGCGACCAGGTAGCGGGCGCGCTCGCCGCCCGCCGTGACGCCGTCGGCGTCCTGGACGACGCCGTCGACCTTGGCCTGCGCGACCTCCACCCCCGCCGCGTCGACGGCGGCGCGCAGGGCGGCGTGCAGCACGGTGCGTCGTACGCCGCGCCCCTCGCCGGCCCGGAAGCCCGCCCCGACCGAACGGCCGGGGGCGCAGTAGGTGATGCCGGTGATCGGGTGGCCGGCCGGGTCGACCCCGAGGCCGCGCAGCGCGGCCAGCGCGCCGG
Encoded proteins:
- a CDS encoding ZIP family metal transporter; translation: MPVWAQAGLWGLLSGGTLLVGSAIAWWVRVPRLVIAGVMAFGAGVLISALAFDLVDEAETTGGLGAALGGLALGATAYVAANLVLNARGARHRKRSGTESGSAQPSEDEQSGSGTAIAVGALLDGIPESTVLGLSLTSGHGVGVAVLAAIVISNIPEGLSSSAGMKASGRSARYVFGVWGAIAVASGIAALLGYLLLDGASPELVATITAVAAGAILAMVADTMVPEAFEKTHVFNGAICTAGFITAFAISRS
- a CDS encoding HNH endonuclease signature motif containing protein — protein: GRSQRLYNRHQRKAMALRDTTCRASGCTIPAAWCEAHHLTPWSRGGPTDLDDGILLCPHHHHLAHDHRYDMQRHPDGTFTFHRRV
- a CDS encoding GNAT family N-acetyltransferase, giving the protein MLTLEEIFPPFALRIAGGPLELAVMRDDDLPELVELVRGGIQDAGAPMPFLRAWHQEPFAPGASDGFPASSVRWWWTQRAICAPADWRLALVVRREGELVGMQDLHAKDFARTRVVRTGSWLGRAHQGAGTGTLMRQLAVGFAFDELGADQCESGYIVGNHASAAVSRKVGYADNGRQRIVQHTQQGEVGAEEQRVVVTPASFVRPEVQPRIAGGDRLRRFLGIEWAPTQR
- a CDS encoding SDR family oxidoreductase → MDLQGAVVLVTGANRGIGAEFVEQLKQRGAAKVYAAARDAGAIRAAGVHPLELDVTDAAQIAAAAAAAGDVQVLINNAGISTGTALVDGDEATIRREMDTNFYGPLLMTRAFAPILGANGGGAILNVVSALSWFTMPNAGAYAASKAAAWMLTDSTRLELAAQGTQVVGVHMGLVDTDMAQGVQAPKISPADLAGAGLDAIESGAQEVLGDDWARFVKSGLTLDPKARYEQIFGALGG
- a CDS encoding TetR/AcrR family transcriptional regulator, with protein sequence MAGRPRSFDRDTALRAAVEQFWRAGYEETSVAMLTAAMGVTPPSLYAAFGDKRRLFEEASAVYFERTCEAVDRATALPTLREAIARVLDDTARAHTDPATPAGCLMLTEPRLGAQREVLRERLKDRLDQGVRDHDLPATTDTDHLASFLVTVLRGMSGCARDGGTAEDLLGIAAVAMAALPVPTPA
- a CDS encoding NAD(P)/FAD-dependent oxidoreductase, with the protein product MTDLLVVGGGPAGLATALHAARAGLSVRVLEQRADVIDKACGEGLMPGALAALRGLGVDPAGHPITGITYCAPGRSVGAGFRAGEGRGVRRTVLHAALRAAVDAAGVEVAQAKVDGVVQDADGVTAGGERARYLVAADGLHSPLRRSLGLDRPARGRARYGQRRHYALAPWTDRVEVHWSRDAEAYVTPVGDDLVGVAVLSTTRRSYDDHLAAFPELLARLVDARPASDVRGAGPLRQSARRRTAGRVLLVGDAAGYVDALTGEGVALALGQAGAAVRAVVADDVAGYEGEWRRVTRRYRWLTAGLVTATTPKALRGAIVPAARALPPVFSLAVNALARPVGGAV